A genome region from Sander vitreus isolate 19-12246 chromosome 21, sanVit1, whole genome shotgun sequence includes the following:
- the epas1a gene encoding endothelial PAS domain-containing protein 1 isoform X2: MTADKEKRRVLSRDAARRRRQVESEVFVELSRLLPLQQSVQDHLDKPSVIRLTLSYIRMHTLLKGKTGTKEEASHAVKCGQVMESGQEWRGCDRGRDDEEKKTDNVEASEEMNMFLKILEGFLMVLSTEGDMIYLSDNVSKYMGLTQTELMGHNIFEFTHPCDHEEIRNNLRLTAEVWCGAKRDFVMRIKGALTHRGRSSNLKSATWKVLHCQGRAKVCVAPSSVSCLLLTCQPLPLSHTLFSTHTFTSQHSMDMRFTYCDQRMTLLLGYSTEELLGRSIYDLCHILDTNCLTKNHLNLCLKSQSVSGQYRMLVRGGGYVWVESHSAVIPSVRSSKFRPGTHQPLCILCVTYVLSGVEEPSLQLSLDQTVHRCLR; encoded by the exons ATGACGGCCGACAAGGAGAAGAGAAG GGTGCTCAGCCGCGACGCAGCCAGAAGGAGACGACAGGTGGAGTCTGAGGTGTTTGTAGAGTTGTCTCGCCTCCTGCCGCTCCAACAGTCTGTCCAAGATCACCTGGACAAGCCCTCAGTCATTCGCCTCACCCTCAGCTACatacgcatgcacacactgcTCAAAG GGAAGACTGGGACAAAAGAGGAGGCCAGTCACGCAGTAAAATGTGGACAAGTAATGGAAAGTGGACAGGAATGGCGAGGGTGTGACAGAGGACGTGACgatgaggagaaaaaaactgaTAATGTGGAGGCCTCGGAGGAGATGAACATGTTCCTGAAGATCCTGGAGGGATTTCTGATGGTCCTGTCCACTGAGGGAGACATGATCTACCTGTCTGACAACGTCAGCAAGTACATGGGCTtgacacag ACTGAGCTGATGGGACACAATATTTTCGAGTTTACTCACCCTTGTGACCATGAAGAAATCAGAAATAACCTACGTCTaacagcag AAGTTTGGTGCGGTGCAAAGAGGGACTTTGTCATGAGGATAAAAGGTGCTCTgacacacagaggaagaagcTCTAACCTCAAGTCAGCTACGTGGAAG GTTCTCCACTGTCAGGGTCGAGCAAAGGTGTGTGTCGCCCCATCATCAGTTTCCTGCCTGCTGCTGACCTGCCAGCCTCtgcccctctcacacacacttttcagcACACACACCTTTACCAGCCAGCACAGCATGGACATGAGGTTCACTTACTGTGACCAGAG aaTGACTCTGCTTTTAGGTTACAGTACAGAGGAGCTGCTGGGCCGTTCCATCTATGATCTCTGTCACATACTGGACACAAACTGTTTGACCAAAAACCATCTCAACT tgtgtttaaagagtcagtcagtcagtggtcAGTACAGGATGCTGGTGAGAGGTGGTGGTTACGTCTGGGTGGAGAGTCACAGTGCTGTCATCCCCAGCGTACGATCCTCCAAGTTCAGGCCTGGGACCCACCAGCCGCTCTGCATCCTCTGTGTTACCTATGtcctcag TGGAGTGGAGGAGCCGTCTCTGCAGCTCTCTTTGGACCAGACTGTCCACAGATGTTTGAGATGA
- the epas1a gene encoding endothelial PAS domain-containing protein 1 isoform X1: MTADKEKRRVLSRDAARRRRQVESEVFVELSRLLPLQQSVQDHLDKPSVIRLTLSYIRMHTLLKGKTGTKEEASHAVKCGQVMESGQEWRGCDRGRDDEEKKTDNVEASEEMNMFLKILEGFLMVLSTEGDMIYLSDNVSKYMGLTQTELMGHNIFEFTHPCDHEEIRNNLRLTAEEVWCGAKRDFVMRIKGALTHRGRSSNLKSATWKVLHCQGRAKVCVAPSSVSCLLLTCQPLPLSHTLFSTHTFTSQHSMDMRFTYCDQRMTLLLGYSTEELLGRSIYDLCHILDTNCLTKNHLNLCLKSQSVSGQYRMLVRGGGYVWVESHSAVIPSVRSSKFRPGTHQPLCILCVTYVLSGVEEPSLQLSLDQTVHRCLR, from the exons ATGACGGCCGACAAGGAGAAGAGAAG GGTGCTCAGCCGCGACGCAGCCAGAAGGAGACGACAGGTGGAGTCTGAGGTGTTTGTAGAGTTGTCTCGCCTCCTGCCGCTCCAACAGTCTGTCCAAGATCACCTGGACAAGCCCTCAGTCATTCGCCTCACCCTCAGCTACatacgcatgcacacactgcTCAAAG GGAAGACTGGGACAAAAGAGGAGGCCAGTCACGCAGTAAAATGTGGACAAGTAATGGAAAGTGGACAGGAATGGCGAGGGTGTGACAGAGGACGTGACgatgaggagaaaaaaactgaTAATGTGGAGGCCTCGGAGGAGATGAACATGTTCCTGAAGATCCTGGAGGGATTTCTGATGGTCCTGTCCACTGAGGGAGACATGATCTACCTGTCTGACAACGTCAGCAAGTACATGGGCTtgacacag ACTGAGCTGATGGGACACAATATTTTCGAGTTTACTCACCCTTGTGACCATGAAGAAATCAGAAATAACCTACGTCTaacagcag AAGAAGTTTGGTGCGGTGCAAAGAGGGACTTTGTCATGAGGATAAAAGGTGCTCTgacacacagaggaagaagcTCTAACCTCAAGTCAGCTACGTGGAAG GTTCTCCACTGTCAGGGTCGAGCAAAGGTGTGTGTCGCCCCATCATCAGTTTCCTGCCTGCTGCTGACCTGCCAGCCTCtgcccctctcacacacacttttcagcACACACACCTTTACCAGCCAGCACAGCATGGACATGAGGTTCACTTACTGTGACCAGAG aaTGACTCTGCTTTTAGGTTACAGTACAGAGGAGCTGCTGGGCCGTTCCATCTATGATCTCTGTCACATACTGGACACAAACTGTTTGACCAAAAACCATCTCAACT tgtgtttaaagagtcagtcagtcagtggtcAGTACAGGATGCTGGTGAGAGGTGGTGGTTACGTCTGGGTGGAGAGTCACAGTGCTGTCATCCCCAGCGTACGATCCTCCAAGTTCAGGCCTGGGACCCACCAGCCGCTCTGCATCCTCTGTGTTACCTATGtcctcag TGGAGTGGAGGAGCCGTCTCTGCAGCTCTCTTTGGACCAGACTGTCCACAGATGTTTGAGATGA